A genomic window from Glycine soja cultivar W05 chromosome 10, ASM419377v2, whole genome shotgun sequence includes:
- the LOC114369860 gene encoding uncharacterized protein LOC114369860, which translates to MSLKENVAKTGNTEDNASQMWTLCKHAFYDLTHVSPVVFLFLLKECYYYGTCKASTKFRALQHQVHLVLSNDPKPEPATFIVQCMYVSPLFEDHSQGFTHLIISALRRFLKRSTTTTEDSLEVKDLVAHLLVDIIWGQIDHDEKIVLKLLEIFDVKLTNVEKAMCQIKEKHDLSCGTAKEFVEQYIVELVKSQLYMTAVTLIEQFSVYQYGQSFLLDMIQSNQFKAAEKWATFMGKQMLSTLVEEFIERNMLKNAHEIIKKNNLKQDFPDVYKRCKESSLKNLAEKGCWEVAEARINNDRQLMEYLVYLAMEAGYMEKVDELCDRYSLSRFLDINVPETSNLQGHYLNLDELLVESIIWVDEVEGLLDATRHIEGFKVIGLDCEWKPNYIKGSKPNKVSIMQIASEDSAFIFDLIKLHKEVPDILDNCLSRILLSPRILKLGYNFQCDAKQLAYSYEELRCFKNYEMLLDIQNVFKEPRGGLAGLTEKILGASLNKTRRNSNWEQRPLTPHQLEYAALDAVVLVHIFRHLPCQGHNKDKSEWKSCIVSLTENAKKFKKCVPKIVDT; encoded by the exons ATGAGTTTGAAGGAGAATGTAGCTAAGACAGGCAACACTGAGGACAATGCTAGTCAAATGTGGACCTTATGCAAACATGCTTTCTATGATTTAACTCATGTTTCTCCGGTGGTGTTTCTGTTCCTGCTGAAAGAATGTTATTATTATG GCACATGTAAGGCATCAACAAAATTCCGAGCCCTTCAACATCAAGTACATCTTGTTCTTAGTAATGATCCAAAACCCGAACCAGCAACTTTTATTGTTCAGTGCATGTATGTCTCTCCATTATTTGAAGATCATAGTCAAGGATTTACTCATCTGATAATATCTGCTCTTCGCCGATTCCTGAAAAGATCAACAACCACTACAGAAGACTCATTGGAGGTGAAAGACCTAGTTGCCCATCTACTTGTAGATATTATTTGGGGCCAGATCGATCATGATGAAAAGATTGTCCTGAAGCTACTCGAgatttttgatgtaaaactaacAAATGTTGAGAAAGCAATGTGTCAAATTAAGGAAAAACATGATTTAAGTTGTGGTACAGCAAAAGAATTTGTTGAACAGTATATTGTTGAGTTGGTAAAATCCCAGTTGTACATGACAGCTGTCACTTTAATAGAGCAATTCTCTGTCTACCAGTATGGCCAGTCTTTTCTCCTTGATATGATACAGAGTAATCAATTCAAAGCCGCAGAGAAGTGGGCAACATTTATGGGGAAACAAATGCTATCCACACTTGTAGAGGAGTTCATTGAGAGGAACATGCTAAAGAATGCCCATgagattataaagaaaaataatctaAAGCAGGATTTTCCTGATGTATACAAAAGGTGTAAAGAAAG CTCACTAAAAAACTTGGCAGAAAAAGGATGCTGGGAGGTTGCTGAGGCAAGAATAAACAATGATAGACAGCTTATGGAATATCTG GTTTATTTGGCAATGGAAGCTGGATACATGGAGAAAGTTGATGAACTGTGTGATCGGTACTCCCTATCCAGGTTTTTGGACATCAATG TACCTGAAACAAGTAATCTGCAAGGGCATTATTTAAATCTTGATGAATTATTGGTTGAAAGCATCATTTGGGTTGATGAAGTTGAAGGTTTGCTTGATGCAACAAGGCATATTGAGGGTTTTAAAGTTATAGGTCTTGACTGTGAATGGAAACCCAATTATATAAAAGGCAGCAAACCAAacaag GTTTCTATCATGCAGATTGCTTCTGAAGATTCGGCTTTTATCTTTGATCTGATAAAGTTACACAAAGAAGTGCCTGACATTTTAGATAACTGTCTATCTCGCATTTTGCTGTCACCTAGAATTCTAAAACTTG GCTATAATTTCCAATGCGATGCAAAGCAACTTGCTTATTCGTATGAAGAGTTGAGATGTTTCAAGAACTATGAAATGTTGCTGGACATCCAGAATGTTTTTAAAGAACCTCGGGGTGGTTTGGCTGGGCTTACAGAG AAAATACTGGGAGCTAGTTTAAACAAGACAAGACGAAACAGCAATTGGGAGCAAAGACCTTTAACTCCACATCAA TTAGAATACGCTGCTCTGGATGCTGTTGTACTTGTTCACATATTCCGCCATCTTCCTTGTCAAGGACATAATAAAGATAAATCTGAGTGGAAGTCTTGCATC GTGTCCCTCACCGAAAACgccaagaaattcaagaaatgTGTACCAAAGATTGTAGACACTTGA
- the LOC114370171 gene encoding calmodulin-binding protein 60 G-like has protein sequence MESNRQSLEGHEGADGRGHRISVMQSTQKHGDPKQPSLSGLRNVMKGLCTNDCELHFERFLRRVVREEVECKIQDFLSSRGWVNQISTSRATPFELRFVTRTPDIIFTNSNVISEDKTSIQIALFDVRDQSVVNVGPLSSLKVEICALNGEFGSNGSEDWTEGEFNANILRERDGRRPLLNGDRFITLKNGVGCVNKLVFTDNSRWIRSRKFRLGAKVVPPISIEANIKEGRSEPFVVKDYRGEAYKKHHPPSLNDDVWRLEQIAKDGKIHDRLSLHGIHTVQDLLRLYTTNPSSLLEKVGNITKRSWITIIEHAKTCAIDDDETFVYHTAEQSIGLLFNSIYILVGVTFDGQNYLSPDILNPNEKHLVETLKQHAYKNTDNFKSIHETSLSCSKPLTFLGVGQSDATEQSLQRFNISTEQEGHQGTWVGNGQPYASTSYTDESVHSYQIYADPVPDITDMPLNNPYGSNSMKDFFSGLCIEGDSWVPYG, from the exons ATGGAATCAAATAGGCAATCTCTCGAGGGACATGAGGGTGCTGATGGTAGAGGTCATAGAATTTCAGTTATGCAGTCTACACAGAAACATGGTGATCCAAAACAACCATCTCTTAG TGGCCTTAGAAATGTGATGAAAGGACTGTGCACTAATGACTGTGAGTTGCACTTTGAACGTTTCCTCCGAAGAGTG GTACGAGAGGAGGTAGAATGCAAAATCCAGGATTTCCTATCATCAAG GGGATGGGTTAATCAAATTAGCACATCTAGAGCAACACCCTTTGAGTTACGCTTCGTTACTAGAACGCCTGATATAATTTTTACGAACTCTAACGTGATATCAGAGGATAAAACATCCATTCAAATTGCTCTCTTTGATGTTAGAGATCAGTCAGTGGTTAATGTTGGTCCCCTCTCCTCTCTAAAGGTAGAGATCTGTGCCCTCAACGGTGAGTTCGGTTCCAACGGAAGTGAGGATTGGACTGAAGGTGAATTCAATGCCAATATCTTGCGTGAGAGAGATGGTAGAAGGCCATTATTGAATGGAGATAGGTTTATTACTCTGAAAAATGGAGTAGGTTGTGTCAATAAACTTGTGTTCACAGATAATTCGAGATGGATTAGAAGCAGAAAGTTTAGGTTGGGAGCCAAAGTTGTGCCACCAATTTCTATTGAAGCCAACATTAAGGAAGGTAGAAGCGAACCTTTTGTGGTCAAAGATTACAGAGGAGAGG CTTACAAGAAACACCACCCTCCTTCCTTGAATGATGATGTTTGGCGTTTAGAGCAAATTGCCAAAGATGGAAAAATCCACGATCGGCTATCTCTCCATGGAATTCACACCGTTCAGGATCTCTTGCGGTTATACACAACAAACCCTTCTTCATTACTTGAG AAGGTTGGCAACATTACGAAGAGGTCATGGATAACAATTATTGAACATGCCAAGACTTGTGCGATAGATGATGACGAGACTTTTGTCTACCACACAGCAGAACAATCGATAGGTCTACTTTTCAATTCCATTTACATCCTTGTAGGTGTGACATTCGATGGCCAAAATTACCTCTCGCCTGATATTCTCAACCCCAACGAGAAG CATTTGGTGGAAACATTGAAGCAACATGCTTACAAAAATACGGATAATTTCAAATCAATTCATGAGACATCATTGAGCTGCTCAAAACCATTGACATTTCTAGGAGTAGGGCAATCTGATGCTACAGAGCAAAGTCTGCAACGGTTCAATATCTCTACAGAACAAGAAG GTCATCAAGGAACATGGGTTGGTAATGGTCAACCATATGCCTCAACTTCATATACAGATGAAAGCGTACATAGTTACCAAATCTATGCTGATCCAGTGCCAGACATAACAGACATGCCACTGAACAATCCTTATGGTAGCAATTCAATGAAGGATTTTTTCTCTGGATTGTGCATTGAAGGGGATAGTTGGGTCCCTTATGGATAA
- the LOC114370905 gene encoding importin subunit alpha-2-like — translation MSYRPSGNSRTEVRRNRYKVAVDAEEGRRRREDTMVEIRKNRREESLQKKRREGLQPQQMPASVHSSLVEKKLEHLPSMVTGVWTDDNNLQLEATTQFRKLLSIERSPPIEEVIQTGVVSRFVEFLMREDFPQLQFEAAWALTNIASGTSENTKVVIDHGAVPIFVKLLASPSDDVREQAVWALGNVAGDSPRCRDLVLSHGALLPLLAQLNEHAKLSMLRNATWTLSNFCRGKPQPPFDQVKPALPALARLIHSNDEEVLTDACWALSYLSDGTNDKIQAVIEAGVCPRLVELLLHPSPSVLIPALRTVGNIVTGDDMQTQVIINHQALPCLLNLLTNNYKKSIKKEACWTISNITAGNKQQIQAVIEANLIAPLVNLLQNAEFDIKKEAAWAISNATSGGSHEQIKFLVSQGCIKPLCDLLICPDPRIVTVCLEGLENILKVGEADKNIGNTGDVNLYAQMIDEAEGLEKIENLQSHDNTEIYEKAVKILETYWLEEEDETMPPGDASQSGFNFGSSDAPTVPSGGFNFN, via the exons ATGTCGTATCGCCCAAGCGGGAACTCCAGGACCGAGGTCCGCCGGAACCGGTACAAGGTGGCGGTGGACGCGGAGGAAGGTCGGAGACGGCGAGAGGACACGATGGTGGAGATCCGCAAGAACCGCAGAGAAGAGAGTTTGCAGAAGAAGAGGCGCGAGGGGCTCCAACCTCAGCAGATGCCTGCGTCCGTTCACTCTAGTTTGGTTGAGAAGAAG TTGGAACATCTACCATCGATGGTTACTGGTGTTTGGACTGATGATAATAACCTGCAGCTCGAGGCGACGACGCAGTTTCGGAAGCTGCTTTCGATTG AACGTAGTCCACCGATTGAGGAGGTTATACAGACTGGTGTGGTTTCTCGATTTGTTGAGTTTCTCATGAGGGAAGACTTTCCGCAGTTGCAG TTTGAGGCAGCTTGGGCTTTGACAAATATAGCTTCTGGAACGTCTGAAAACACAAAGGTTGTGATTGATCACGGGGCTGTCCCAATTTTCGTGAAGCTACTTGCTTCTCCTAGTGATGATGTCCGCGAACAG GCAGTGTGGGCATTAGGAAATGTCGCTGGGGATTCGCCTAGATGTCGTGATCTTGTTCTAAGTCATGGGGCTTTGCTTCCTTTGTTGGCACAATTAAATGAACATGCGAAGCTTTCTATGCTTAGAAATGCTACCTGGACACTTTCAAACTTCTGCAGGGGCAAGCCACAGCCTCCTTTTGATCAg gTTAAACCTGCACTTCCTGCTCTTGCCCGTCTTATCCATTCGAACGATGAAGAAGTTTTGACTGATGCATGTTGGGCACTGTCATATCTTTCTGATGgtacaaatgataaaattcaagCTGTAATTGAAGCTGGTGTTTGTCCCCGACTTGTTGAGCTGCTGCT GCACCCATCCCCTTCAGTGCTAATTCCTGCTCTTCGAACTGTTGGAAATATTGTCACTGGAGATGATATGCAGACACAG GTTATCATCAATCACCAGGCTCTTCCTTGCCTTCTGAATCTGTTGaccaataattataaaaaaagcatCAAGAAGGAAGCTTGTTGGACCATATCAAACATCACAGCTGGTAATAAACAGCAGATTCAG GCTGTGATTGAGGCTAATCTAATTGCTCCTTTGGTCAATCTGCTTCAAAATGCTGAGTTTGATATCAAGAAAGAAGCTGCTTGGGCTATCTCAAATGCTACATCCGGTGGTTCTCATGAACAAATCAA GTTCCTAGTAAGTCAAGGGTGTATCAAACCCTTGTGTGATCTTCTCATCTGTCCTGATCCTAGGATTGTGACAGTTTGTCTGGAAGGCCTTGAAAACATCTTGAAGGTGGGAGAAGCTGATAAAAATATAGGCAATACTGGTGATGTGAATCTATATGCCCAAATGATTGATGAAGCTGAGGGGCTGGAGAAAATTGAGAACCTCCAGAGTCATGACAACACAGAGATTTATGAAAAGGCGGTCAAGATTCTTGAGACATACTGGTTGGAGGAGGAAGATGAGACTATGCCTCCAGGGGATGCTTCTCAGTCAGGGTTCAACTTTGGTAGCAGTGACGCTCCTACTGTGCCATCCGGTGGATTCAACTTTAATTAG